ttgtaccATTAAATGCGACATTTCGGCAACTTATATATGAATGCTCAAATATATACGTGCCAGATATATTGGGTTTTATTTACTATCAGGCCATAGCTCATATCCGATGTACCCATACGCTCATTGCACCAGAGTATTTTGCTGGGGAAAATCCATTGTTCCTGTGATACAACTGTATgatttatcgcaaaaaattatcttaAAATGGCATTTGCTGGCACACCAGCGCCATGCCACGCACATAAATTCTGTATCTATCACGCAACAATTCTACAACAGGCTGCCAATTAggaaaaaatatatcagaGCAATCAAGAGGGGCACTCTAATTTACGATCGCGGGCAGGTAACTACTATACATAACTGATTGATACACTATGAAAGTTTAAATTAGATTAAAATACCACCCATAAAAATTGAGGGTTACGATCTACCTAAAAAATGCCAGCCACCTAATTATCAAGGAACAGGAAGGATATACAAGGGGAGGTTTGAGAATATTCGCGCCAAAAGAATTTGTTTTGCTGATTAGATTGTAAGTTAATTTTAGTGCTATAATTAGTATAAGCTCCTGGGATTGAGTGTCGTGGGGTACTTACTGGGCAAGTATGGGAACTGACGAATGTGATAAGTATGTAGGACTGATGGAGGACCCTTCGAAAGGATATGATTCCAGTATATACGGAGAATCAACCGAGGAAATCCGTCAATTGAACATCAATGACCCCAAATCTAGTTATCAAAATGTTATGAATGTGGACTCTAGCACTGCAAATGGGTTGATAGATGAATCATACGACCCTATGCATAAAGATAGTAGTATTAGGAGTCGAGAAAATAGTTACAAACAACAACGATTCCAAAGGATGCTATCACCGGAACGAGCAGATCCCTTTGCCAAGTCTAGTGCTGGCAATGACGTGAGGACATACACAGACATAATGAGAGAGACTCAGTTGGATAGAGAAAAGGCTAGAACTGCCAGAATGGCTGCAAGGAGCAAGTATGAATCAGAAAAATCTGAAAAACATGATCATAATGACCGAGATTCAATGCCAACTGATTCTGCCTCCAATGCTGATGCCGCGTATGCCGATACGCCTATGGCAAGTGATCCGGTAAGTGTATTTTTGACATGTTTGTTATTTGTATGAATGTTTTAACAccttaataaaattatcatcttAATTATACACATTACTACCTTATCGCAACGTAGcagtttaattattatgctatgtatttgcaatattaatataaacattGTTTATGTATTTCGTGTGCTATTCTTGCAAAATTAatgttttttatattatatttttagttaaaaatttcattgcACAATGATACTTCATATATCATCGTTAAAATGTGTTATGTTTTGTtatgtttataattatttccgaattttaaaaaatcagaAATAACAACATAATAACTACAATTAGGCATGCCTATGGCACGCCACATGTTGTGATTGtgaattgaatttttttcaatattattttattgcCAATAGTTAAGCATTTATGGTAATGTATTAAATCGATTTTTATGatcaatttgtaaaatcatcaatttcacaatacaatataataaatgtattatgtTATTGTAGTTTGAGTTTAgatttttatgaaaaattttaaaatgcaTATATATGCTAATCCAGGCCTCCACTCCTACGCCCAGTAGATGGACAGAAACGCCCATGTATGGCGAAAATTCGCTCAAGAAATCGTCAAGATGGGACAGGACGCCGAGTTTAGATCCATCGCAGACACCAGGCGCTACTCCTTTAGGGTACACTGGCTCAGAGACCCCGCTAACCCCTTCACTCACGCAACAGCAGGCATTTATGCGGCACAGGTTGCAGCGTGAAATTGACGAGCGGAATAAACCACTTACCGATGAAGAGCTTGACCAGATTTTACCATCTGATGGGTTTGAAATAGTCCCGGTACCACATGATTACAATCCTGTACGGAAGCAAACCCCCTTGACCAGCGCCACCCCCCTTTTCTCTATACCCGAACAACATGAAACAGCTGAATTTGAAGTACCAGTTGATGCTACCCCAGCCGTATTGGCTGATGTGGAAATTAAGCTTGAAGACCGCCAATTTTTTGCTAAACTGTTCGACAATGTGGCTGAGGATGATCTGTCAGCCGAGGAAGCGACCGAACGGCGTATTATGACACttttactaaaaattaagaaTGGAACTCCGCCTATTCGCCGTCAGGCCTTAAGGACGATAACTGAGAAGGCTAGGGATTATGGCCCTGGCCCATTATTCAATCAAATACTGCCACTGATGATGCAATCGACCCTTGAGGACCAAGAGCGTCATTTGATGGTCAAGGTAATTGACCGCATACTGTACAAACTGCAAGACCAAGTTAGGCCATATTTGCACAAGATACTAGTCGTCATGGAACCTCTACTAATTGACGAGGACTACTATGCAAGGGTTGAGGGCAGGGAAGTAATCAGTAATTTGGCCAAGGCGGCCGGATTGGCTACTATGATAGGGACCATGCGCCCCGATATAGACCATCCAGATGAATATGTAAGGAATACAACTGCCAGGGCATTTGCGGTAGTGGCTAGCGCTCTTGGTATACCCTCGCTTATACACTTTTTGAAGGCTGTCTGTAGCAGCAAGAAAAGCTGGCAAGCTCGCCATACTGGCATCAAAATAGTGCAACAAATAGCAATTTTGATGGGGTGTGGTATATTGCCGCACCTTAAGCAGCTTGTTGAGACAGTGGCGCATGGACTCCAAGATGAGCAATCAAAAGTTAGAATTATTACCGCCTTATCTCTGGCAGCTTTGGCTGAGGCTTCTAGCCCATATGGCATAGAGGCGTTTGATATAGTATTGAAACCATTGTGGCGAGGTATAACCGAGCACAAGGGCAAGGCTTTGGCGGCTTATCTGAAGGCTGTAGGGTTAATAATACCCCTGATGGATCCTCACCACGCCAACTATTACACTCGTGAAATGATGGTTATTCTAGTTTGTGAATTTTCAACTCCTGATGAAGAGATGAAGAAGATTGTTTTAAAAGTTGTCAAGCAATGTATTGCCACAGAGGGCGTGGAACCTCAGTACATTTGCCAGGAAATTTTGCcagaattttttaacaaattttggatAGTGAGGAATGCACTAGATAGACGTAACTATAATTTACTAGTTGACACAACTGTTGAGATGGCCAACAAGGTGGGTGGCCCACAAATACTTTCAAGACTGGTACAAGACCTCAAGGACCCTTCAGAGCCGTTTAGAAAAATGGTTGTGGAAGCTGTTGACGGAGTGATAACTAATTGTGGCGTTGAAGGAGTGGATCAACGACTCGAAGAGATGTTAATAGATGGTATTTTATATGCTTTTCAAGAACTGAGCGTAGATGATAaagtaattattaacaCTTTTGGCACACTTCTGAATGCCCTGGGCCATAAAGCAAAACCTTATCTACCTCAAATTGCCGGATTGATTCGCTGGAGACTAAGTACCCAATCTCCAATGAACCGCCAGCAAGCAGCGGATTTGGTAGTAAAGGTGTCTAGTGCCATGAAGGTGTGTGAGGAGGAGCAGATGCTAGGTCATCTTGGTCTATTTTTATATGAATACTTAGGGGAAGAATACCCGGAAGTCCTTGGTAGTATTCTTGCCGCGTTGAGATCAATCGTATGCGTGGTTGGTATGCAACGGATGACCCCTCCCATAAAGGATCTACTACCGCGTCTAACGCCTATACTGAAGAATAGGCACGAAAAAGTGCAGGAAAATGTCATAGAACTTATAGGGAAAATTGCCGACAGAGGTGGTGACCTTGTTTCCCCCAAGGAATGGGACCGCATCTGCTTTGACCTCATTGAGATGATGAGGGCaacaaaaaaatcaatacGTCGCGCCACAGTAAATACCTTTGGCTACATTGCACGTACAATAGGTCCACATGATATTTTATGCACActtttgaacaatttgaagGTACAAGAGCGACATATGCGTATATGTACAACAATTTCCATTGCTATTGTGGCAGAAACGTGCCTGCCGTATAGTGTTTTACCGGCGATAATGAATGAATATAGAGTTCCGGATATCAACATACAATCGGGCGTGCTAAAGGCTCTATGttttatatttgaataCATAGGTAGGtcttaaataattatattatctagCAGTTGTTGATACGTGTTTGGTGTCGCTTtgcatttatataaaaacgGCACAAATTTAACCATTTGCTCTTTGACTGGCTCACTttttatctatatatacaattttgtttattaattcaattttaatatattgtatacAATGGATAtgtttacatatataagtTTGTTTATAATAAGACAAATGattgattgaaaatttattatatccTTTTCATGACTtgtttttatgtattttggGAAAATGGCGTTGAGCGAATTTGTAATTGCgcattaaaaaaattgtaacattttttatttcaAGCCTTTAATCAAAATACATCatgcaaattaatatataggGATTTCAGTTTGTATTTATGCCAATAATTGCCAATAAATCTATTTTTATGCTATTTTTATGGTTTCAACTAATTGTTTATCTTTatggataaattaattggtaTATTTTTGGTGATTTGTAAGGTTGTCATACacttttttaatttattaaaattttaaaaacctattataaattattcttATGTAGGCGAAATGGCCAAGGACTACATATATGCCATAACACCATTGTTACAGGACGCCTTGATGGACCGAGATGTGGTGCATCGACAAACGGCTGCTTGGACTTGTAAGCACCTGGCCCTAGGAGTTCATGGGATGAATTGCGAAGATGCCTTAATCCACTTGCTAAACTTTGTGTGGCCAAATATATTCGAGACGTCCCCGCACTTAACTCAAGCAGTATTTGATGCCATAGATGGCTTTAGAGTGGCACTGGGGCCAGTTATAATCTTCCAATATGTAATACAGGGCCTTTTTCATCCGGCGCGCAGAGTGAGGGAGATCTATTGGCGTATTTATAACAACCTGTACATTGGCCATCAGGACGCGCTTGTGGCGGCCTTCCCTCCCATTTACGGCGCCAACTGTCGTACCGGAAATAGTATCCATCAATGTGTGGAACTTTGCTATActttgtgatattttaaaatagAAATAGTCATTTGAATTACATCTTGACACtttgtacaattttggggtttatcaatattatcttATGTGACACAACAACTTAAATTCAACTTATACGCATCTACTAATTGTCCGTTATAGAAACTATgatatgaaataatattttatattccgatatttatttatacttagtataattttaactatataattatctattACATGTTATTTATTGCTTAGTTGActataaatgtgtaatttatgTCTGTTGAATAGTACATGGCGTATCTAATCTGTGTTTATATGAAGagtttcaatttattatatgtaaacGCATCCATTAGTCATTTAGTCAATTGATTGGTGAATTCGTCAATAATATGATTGGTAGGTTAATTGATTGATTTACTTACGACTATCTAACATACAATATTGTCTATGCgaaaaaatgatttggatgatataataatattaaagtTAATATTCGATTgtaagtaattatttaagttgatcaaatgaatatatacatatattacataaaatcatatgataatttatagatAAGTAATCTATAAACCAATAAAACATAAAGTATACATCATGTTAATATGTCGATATcttaaaaaaaattaatatagtaATTTTCATGAAATATACGCGATATcttaatttaattaattaaaagtAGACTAATTGTTTTGAATtagtataaatttatatattgaatacaatatatatatatatatatatattcatattaCTTATTAAGTTATCCGCAATATTTCACATATTCACAGAATATCATTGACTagttttaatataaatttaaatttcaaatgatttataaaAGTCATTAGATTaacatataacaaatagattaaaatttaaattaatacacACAATATACTCATATACACAAATCAGATTTGCTAAcgaatatttaatttgaaaaataatgaaCAAAACAATGcgtttaaattatttccaAGTTAAAATGCTTAAAAATAGTCATTTATAACCATTAATTATCGTACATGAGAAtgttttgataatttaataatttcgTGAATGTTAATATTTTGAGTATGcggtaattaattaatattttcgCAAGCAGCAAATGCTAAAATCACCAAAGtaacataatttaattgattgCCTAATATTTATCCATTTCACTACATGCCTTAATGATGAGAAATGCACAAATACTAGTGGAATACAGATTGGCAAAATTTACGTTCGTATTTGTAACTAAATTGTCATACAAAAATCATGGGGTATTTGTTATAGGGCATTACGATGATCCGATACCATTGGCTTAATGTGAGTTTGCAACACAGCTAACTTTTCCCGTAGGGCagaaattttcattttgttCGTCTTAGCATggttatataaatttgtataaagAGCACGTGCGTGCTCAAATATCACTGACTGGTCTGAATTGGCCGGGCCCATGAAGGAAGAAAATTCCCATTCACGCTTGTTAGGATCGCATATATCGCTTTCCAATTGCGCTTCAATATTGAGAATTGTATTATCTGCCTGATCAAATTTGCACTTGATTTCATCAAgaatttttgttatattgCAGTCACTTGGAGTGATTGCTTGGGGAGCAGAGCAATCTTTTGATACAGATCCACAATTTACGTTTTTAGAGCCAAAAATACGTCTGGGTGAGATTAACCATCGACTAGGCGACGGTTCAGTTATATTCTTCTGCTCCAACTGGTTTATAGAGTCTTCTTTTGCAGAATTTTGTACCTCAATCTGTTCCAGTACTTGCTCAACATCACCATGCgcattattattaccatAATTACTagaaatcaattttttaggCGTTAGTAACTGGTCTGCATTGATGGAATTTACTATGTTAAAATGCTGAAGAAGTCTTTCCCTAACTGCATTGACAGACTCCTTTAGACTGCCCTTTAAGTTATTCTGTTCTTGTATAGCCGATTTTTCAGCCAGATATTTGTTGACCAAGAGGTTCAATTTGTGGTAGGATTCATCTAACTGACTAGGTGCCTTGTTAAGTGAAGTTAGAACTGTATTTATGGCACTATTGTTGATTGGAGGGGGGTTTCCTGGTGAAAAATTACCGAAGTTAACATCAGAAAGTGCGGATTTTAATAAGATGCAATATAACTCAGTTGGAATTGACACATGCGATGGTGGTGTTACAGAGGCAGAGTCAGTTGCCTTATTCAGGATTTGTGTGTTGTTTTGGAAATCCATCAATACGGTATTTATTACCAAATAATTCTAGCACTAAATATTATGCATCGACCGTTTGTATGCTTATAACATTATGTACTGGTTGCACCACTAAGCCATATAATAATACGTCAACACCAGTATACCCATAGCATAATTGGGATACATATAGTTTTAATATAGGTACATAGGAatctatattttttagtcGATAAAGAATTTCAACATAATATTACAACTATGGAAGTTGGAtatgaacaaattgaaCTCGAGGAATACTTTGCAGTCCCAAAGAAAATCCTCTTCCGAGATCTATTGGATGACAAAACCTGGACCAGACTGAGTTTAGGAGCTAAATGTCAATTAGATGCTAAGGTTGGTGGGAATATCACACTGTACGACAACAATGTTACtggtaaatttattaaaataaatgaatttgatttacTGGAGTTTGAGTGGCGGTTCAACGATTTCCCGGATGGAGTAACTAGTGTCGTATCAATTAAGTTCTATGAGGAAGAGGAAAATGTCACTAGACTGGTAATATTACACAGTAAAATTCCTAAATACGACAAGTTCGGCAATGGTAAGTCACACTATTACACAGATGGCGTCAAAACTAGGTGTCTGGTTGGATGgaataacaatttcatgTGTAGACTACAACCGATGTTGGGATACAATAAGTATACTCcctaattttgtattttatatgtGTTAACATTGTTTAGCTGTGGGGTCTGTTCATACTTTACGGTATCGGCATCACGCTTTCGTGTTGATTATGGCCCTGATATGTGCAATATCAGGCATTGTTCCCGAGAATCCAGTACTTTCCAGGACGGGATATGTATTTGAAAAGCATTTAATTGAGAACTATATACGTGACTCTGCAAGCTGCCCCGTTTCTGGCGAACCACTAACCATTGACGACATTACACCTATTAATGGTATAGTAAAGTGTTATTTAGTGAATAAGTTAACTAAACCGCGTTCAATTTCAGCGACTAGCATACCCGGTATTTTGTCTATGTTACAATCTGAGTGGGATGCTCTGGCTCTGGAGACTTTCAACCTCCGTACCCACGTAGAAGCAGtaagtatttatttaaGTTTATAATGTTatcataaaaattgaaaaatgaGTTCAAAACTAATTCAGGTACGTAACCAACTGAGTCATTGCCTATACCAACACGACGCGGCCACTAGAGTGATATCTAGACTTATTAAACAGAGAGATAAAGCACTTCAAGAAGTTGAATTATTGCAAAAGCAATTGTCTAACTCTACATTGATTGATAATGAACCTGGTAAGTTGCACTTTAAATGGTTTGTATTTCATAAAGCATGATTGATTGACATAGGATTGGATGATGATGCTATTGATAGAATAGGTTGTTTGGCAGCTGATCTTATGGCCCAGCGTAAAAAACGGAGTCatgaaaaatttatttccgCTAA
The DNA window shown above is from Babesia microti strain RI chromosome III, complete genome and carries:
- a CDS encoding conserved protein, unknown function (overlaps_old_locusTagID:BBM_III04240;~overlaps_old_locusTagID:BBM_III04245); translated protein: MLKYIRARYIGFYLLSGHSSYPMYPYAHCTRVFCWGKSIVPVIQLYDLSQKIILKWHLLAHQRHATHINSVSITQQFYNRLPIRKKYIRAIKRGTLIYDRGQIKIPPIKIEGYDLPKKCQPPNYQGTGRIYKGRFENIRAKRICFAD
- a CDS encoding pre-mRNA-processing factor 19 (overlaps_old_locusTagID:BBM_III04260), producing MEVGYEQIELEEYFAVPKKILFRDLLDDKTWTRLSLGAKCQLDAKVGGNITLYDNNVTGKFIKINEFDLLEFEWRFNDFPDGVTSVVSIKFYEEEENVTRLVILHSKIPKYDKFGNDGVKTRCLVGWNNNFMCRLQPMLGYNKYTP
- a CDS encoding hypothetical protein (overlaps_old_locusTagID:BBM_III04255), producing MDFQNNTQILNKATDSASVTPPSHVSIPTELYCILLKSALSDVNFGNFSPGNPPPINNSAINTVLTSLNKAPSQLDESYHKLNLLVNKYLAEKSAIQEQNNLKGSLKESVNAVRERLLQHFNIVNSINADQLLTPKKLISSNYGNNNAHGDVEQVLEQIEVQNSAKEDSINQLEQKNITEPSPSRWLISPRRIFGSKNVNCGSVSKDCSAPQAITPSDCNITKILDEIKCKFDQADNTILNIEAQLESDICDPNKREWEFSSFMGPANSDQSVIFEHARALYTNLYNHAKTNKMKISALREKLAVLQTHIKPMVSDHRNAL
- a CDS encoding splicing factor 3B subunit 1 (overlaps_old_locusTagID:BBM_III04250), whose translation is MGTDECDKYVGLMEDPSKGYDSSIYGESTEEIRQLNINDPKSSYQNVMNVDSSTANGLIDESYDPMHKDSSIRSRENSYKQQRFQRMLSPERADPFAKSSAGNDVRTYTDIMRETQLDREKARTARMAARSKYESEKSEKHDHNDRDSMPTDSASNADAAYADTPMASDPASTPTPSRWTETPMYGENSLKKSSRWDRTPSLDPSQTPGATPLGYTGSETPLTPSLTQQQAFMRHRLQREIDERNKPLTDEELDQILPSDGFEIVPVPHDYNPVRKQTPLTSATPLFSIPEQHETAEFEVPVDATPAVLADVEIKLEDRQFFAKLFDNVAEDDLSAEEATERRIMTLLLKIKNGTPPIRRQALRTITEKARDYGPGPLFNQILPLMMQSTLEDQERHLMVKVIDRILYKLQDQVRPYLHKILVVMEPLLIDEDYYARVEGREVISNLAKAAGLATMIGTMRPDIDHPDEYVRNTTARAFAVVASALGIPSLIHFLKAVCSSKKSWQARHTGIKIVQQIAILMGCGILPHLKQLVETVAHGLQDEQSKVRIITALSLAALAEASSPYGIEAFDIVLKPLWRGITEHKGKALAAYLKAVGLIIPLMDPHHANYYTREMMVILVCEFSTPDEEMKKIVLKVVKQCIATEGVEPQYICQEILPEFFNKFWIVRNALDRRNYNLLVDTTVEMANKVGGPQILSRLVQDLKDPSEPFRKMVVEAVDGVITNCGVEGVDQRLEEMLIDGILYAFQELSVDDKVIINTFGTLLNALGHKAKPYLPQIAGLIRWRLSTQSPMNRQQAADLVVKVSSAMKVCEEEQMLGHLGLFLYEYLGEEYPEVLGSILAALRSIVCVVGMQRMTPPIKDLLPRLTPILKNRHEKVQENVIELIGKIADRGGDLVSPKEWDRICFDLIEMMRATKKSIRRATVNTFGYIARTIGPHDILCTLLNNLKVQERHMRICTTISIAIVAETCLPYSVLPAIMNEYRVPDINIQSGVLKALCFIFEYIGEMAKDYIYAITPLLQDALMDRDVVHRQTAAWTCKHLALGVHGMNCEDALIHLLNFVWPNIFETSPHLTQAVFDAIDGFRVALGPVIIFQYVIQGLFHPARRVREIYWRIYNNLYIGHQDALVAAFPPIYGANCRTGNSIHQCVELCYTL